In Leishmania braziliensis MHOM/BR/75/M2904 complete genome, chromosome 14, the sequence agctggaggagaagacctcggaggcggacgcggccaaggaggacaacgaggccctgcgcggccagctggaggaggcgcaccagcagctggaggaggcgggcgcggagaaggagcgcctgcagggcgagctggaggagaagacctcggaggcggacgcggccaaggaggacaacgaggccctgcgcggccagctggaggaggcgcaccagcagctggaggaggccggcgcggagaaggagcgcctgcagggcgagctggaggagaagacctcggaggcggacgcggccaaggaggacaacgaggccctgcgcggccagctggaggaggcgcaccagcagctggaggaggcgggcgcggagaaggagcgcctgcagggcgagctggaggagaagacctcggaggcggacgcggccaaggaggacaacgaggccctgcgcggccagctggaggaggcgcaccagcagctggaggaggcgggcgcggagaaggagcgcctgcagggcgagctggaggagaagacctcggaggcggacgcggccaaggaggactacgaggccctgcgcggccagctggaggaggcgggcgcggagaaggagcgcctgcagggcgagctggaggagaagacctcggaggcggacgcggccaaggaggacaacgaggccctgcgcggccagctggaggaggcgcaccagcagctggaggaggcgggcgcggagaaggagcgcctgcagggcgagctggaggagaagacctcggaggcggacgcggccaaggaggataacgaggccctgcgcggccagctggaggaggcgggcgcggagaaggagcgcctgcagggcgagctggaggagaagacctcggaggcggacgcggcacAAGGAGGAtaacgaggccctgcgcggccagctggaggaggcgggcgcgagAAGAGCCTGCATGTCGCGGNNNNNNNNNNNNNNNNNNNNNNNNNNNNNNNNNNNNNNNNNNNNNNNNNNNNNNNNNNNNNNNNNNNNNNNNNNNNNNNNNNNNNNNNNNNNNNNNNNNNGGGTGACCGAGTGGATCGCGTGAGATGGCGATCGAGAATCTGCGtgcactcgctgctgctgaagatCAACCAGATCGGCACGATCAGCGAATCGATCGCGGCGGCAAAGCTGTGCATGGAGAACGGGTGGTCCGTGATGGTgtcgcaccgcagcggcgagaCGGAGGACACGTACATCGCCGACCTGTCCGTGGGCCTTGGCACCGGCCAGATCAAGACCGGCGCGCCGTGCCGCGGCGAGCGCACAGCGAAGCTGaaccagctgctgcgcatcgaggaggagatcgGCTCCGCATCCAAGTACGGCTACTCCGGCTGGGCGTAAGGCGTGCTTCCCGGGCacgtgccgccgccatgCGCAGCTTCTTACCCCCTGCCCTCTCGCCCCTCCACTGCATGCGCGTGCCGCTGGCCTAGCGTGGTGCCATCAAAAACAACGCGAGCAACGTGgtctctctgctgcctggctggcgcgcgcgtgtgtgggcgggCCCCACGACGTGGTCAGGCCGCTGCAAgggtgtgcgcgcacacccCCGTGCactttttgctcttctttccATGTAAGCGTGCGAGTGGTGCACCGGCGTTgctggtgtggtgtggtATGCTGTGcctgccccccttccccaatGCTCGTCCCCGTGGTGAGGAGATGCTTGTGGGCGTGTGCTTCCGTTGCTGCCTTCTCATGCCTGCGCGCGGCGCGGTGCGCGAGGTCGCCTCCTGGCGATCTTTATTCTCCTTTCTGTGGCGATCAAATCTATTCGAAGTGGACTGCCCCTCACTCGAGCTGCGGGCCAATGTTGGTGCGTGCGGCATGCGGCACTGCGCGCTCCGAGGACTCCAGGCGGCTGTGCCTTGCTCACCGCCTCCTGCTCTCCGCTTTGCGTGCTCTCCCttgctgtctctctcctgcctccAAGCTCTCCTCCGCCATTGCGCTCCCTCTATCCCCGAcaccccctccgcctcccccaccggcACCCCACTATACCGCTTGCAGCTTCCTGTTATCCCTTGCCGAGCATATTTTCTTTGCTACCTCATTCTTAAACACCAATTCCTTCAATCCCCCTTTCACAATGCCGATCCAGAAGGTGTACGCCCGCGAGGTGCTCGACTCTCGCGGCAACCCGACCGTGGAGGTCGAGGTGACGACGGAGGTCGGCGTGTTCCGCTCCGCTGTGCCGTCCGGCGCGTCGACTGGCGTGCACGAGGCGTgcgagctgcgcgacggcgaCAAAACGGCCTACTGTGGCGCCGGGTGCACGAAGGCAGTGAGGAACGTGAACGAGATCCTTGCGCCGGCGCTTCTGGGCAAGGAGGTGTCGGACCAGACCGGACTCGATAAGCTGATGTGCGAGCTGGACGGGACGAAGAACAAGAGCAAGCTCGGCGCGAACGCGATTCTGGGCTGCTCGATGGCGATCAGCAaagccgctgcggcagcggctggcgTGCCGCTGTACCAGTACATCGCGCGGCTCGCCGGGACGAAGCAGATTTGCCTGCCTGTGCCGTGCTTCAATGTGATCAACGGTGGCAAGCACGCCGGCAATGCGCTGCCATTTCAGGAGTTCATGATTGCACCGACGAAGGCGATGTCGTTccgcgaggcgctgcgcatggGCTCGGAGGTGTACCACGCGCTCAAGCTGATCATCAAGAAGAAGTACGGCCAGGACGCTGTGAACGTTGGCGACGAGGGTGGCTTCGCGCCACCGATCAAGCACATCGACGAACCGCTGCCGATCCTGATGGAGGCGATCGAGAAGGCCGGGCACAAGGGCAAGTTTGCAATCTGCATGGACTGCGCCGCGAGCGAGGCGTACGACGCGGACAAGAAGATGTACAACCTGACATTCAAGAACCCCGAGCCGACGTACGTGTCCGCGAaacagctgcaggagacctACGAGCGCTGGGTCGCGGAGTACCCGCTGGTGTCCATCGAGGACCCGTTCGCGGAGGACAACTTCGACGAGTTCGCGGCGATCACGAAGGCTCTCACCGGGAAGGCGCAGATCGTCGGTGATGACCTGACGGTGACGAACGTGGATCGCGTGAAGATGGCGATCGAGAAATCTGCGTGCAactcgctgctgcgaagACAACCAATCGGACGCCNNNNNNNNNNNNNNNNNNNNNNNNNNNNNNNNNNNNNNNNNNNNNNNNNNNNNNNNNNNNNNNNNNNNNNNNNNNNNNNNNNNNNNNNNNNNNNNNNNNNTTGTGATCTGCAGCGACATTGTGTTCGAGCAGCACCAATCATTTTGCCAGAAACATCGCTTCTATCCCCAAAGTGGTGACCACCTTTGCCGACAGCCACGCAGTCCCTGCGGGCGACGCTTGGGATGCAGCTGCGGTTCTTCATTCATTTTTATTCTAACCCtgcaccctccccctcctgaCCATCTCTCCTCACTTTGACGCTAATCTCACATGCGCTACCTGCCCCCCTCGATAAGTTGCCAGCCCTTTCCTTAGAGGGGTGCAACGCTTTGCGCCTCGTTGCGTTCTCGTTCACTCCCCGTCATCCTGCgtggcgtttttttttttttttacaaCCACACACGCCCATGAACACATACGCCTTTCCCTTCGCAGTTCAccgtacgcacacacacgcccatacACTTGTTTGATATCGCTAATGGCCCACTTGCCCCATCGATTGCAGACAACTTCTCATCACCGACAGCTTTTTCAGGGCTCCTCTTAGCTCCATCCCCCACCATCACATTCATTCTCAGTCTTCAGAGACTGCAGTGCCATTTCTCTCCTGTGAATCTCTAACTTCCTCACCGTATGTTGCCTCCTTCACGTGGCATACTTTAGGCCCACCAGCTCATACCCGCAACACTCGCACTGATTCGCTGATCCTTCACAATGCCGATCCAGAAGGTGTACGCCCGCGAGGTGCTCGACTCTCGCGGCAACCCGACCGTGGAGGTCGAGGTGACGACGGAGGTCGGCGTGTTCCGCTCCGCTGTGCCGTCCGGCGCGTCGACTGGCGTGCACGAGGCGTgcgagctgcgcgacggcgaCAAAACGGCCTACTGTGGCGCCGGGTGCACGAAGGCAGTGAGGAACGTGAACGAGATCCTTGCGCCGGCGCTTCTGGGCAAGGAGGTGTCGGACCAGACCGGACTCGATAAGCTGATGTGCGAGCTGGACGGGACGAAGAACAAGAGCAAACTCGGCGCGAACGCGATTCTGGGCTGCTCGATGGCGATCAGCAaagccgctgcggcagcggctggcgTGCCGCTGTACCAGTACATCGCGCGGCTCGCCGGGACGAAGCAGATTTGCCTGCCTGTGCCGTGCTTCAATGTGATCAACGGTGGCAAGCACGCCGGCAATGCGCTGCCATTTCAGGAGTTCATGATTGCACCGACGAAGGCGATGTCGTTccgcgaggcgctgcgcatggGCTCGGAGGTGTACCACGCGCTCAAGCTGATCATCAAGAAGAAGTACGGCCAGGACGCTGTGAACGTTGGCGACGAGGGTGGCTTCGCGCCACCGATCAAGCACATCGACGAACCGCTGCCGATCCTGATGGAGGCGATCGAGAAGGCCGGGCACAAGGGCAAGTTTGCAATCTGCATGGACTGCGCCGCGAGCGAGGCGTACGACGCGGACAAGAAGATGTACAACCTGACATTCAAGAACCCCGAGCCGACGTACGTGTCCGCGAaacagctgcaggagacctACGAGCGCTGGGTCGCGGAGTACCCGCTGGTGTCCATCGAGGACCCGTTCGCGGAGGACAACTTCGACGAGTTCGCGGCGATCACGAAGGCTCTCACCGGGAAGGCGCAGATCGTCGGTGATGACCTGACGGTGACGAACGTGGATCGCGTGAAGATGGCGATCGAGAAATCTGCGTGCaactcgctgctgctgaagatCAACCAGATCGGCACGATCAGCGAATCGATCGCGGCGGCAAAGCTGTGCATGGAGAACGGGTGGTCCGTGATGGTgtcgcaccgcagcggcgagaCGGAGGACACGTACATCGCCGACCTGTCCGTGGGCCTTGGCACCGGCCAGATCAAGACCGGCGCGCCGTGCCGCGGCGAGCGCACAGCGAAGCTGaaccagctgctgcgcatcgaggaggagatcgGCTCCGCATCCAAGTACGGCTACTCCGGCTGGGCGTAAGGCGTGCTTCCCGGGCacgtgccgccgccatgCGCAGCTTCTTACCCCCTGCCCTCTCGCCCCTCCACTGCATGCGCGTGCCGCTGGCCTAGCGTGGTGCCATCAAAAACAACGCGAGCAACGTGgtctctctgctgcctggctggcgcgcgcgtgtgtgggcgggCCCCACGACGTGGTCAGGCCGCTGCAAgggtgtgcgcgcacacccCCGTGCactttttgctcttctttccATGTAAGCGTGCGAGTGGTGCACCGGCGTTgctggtgtggtgtggtATGCTGTGcctgccccccttccccaatGCTCGTCCCCGTGGTGAGGAGATGCTTGTGGGCGTGTGCTTCCGTTGCTGCCTTCTCATGCCTGCGCGCGGCGCGGTGTGCGAGGTCGCCTCCTGGCGATCTTTATTCTCCTTTCTGTGGCGATCAAATCTATTCGAAGTGGACTGCCCCTCACTCGAGCTGCGGGCCAATGTTGGTGCGTGCGGCATGCGGCACTGCGCGCTCCGAGGACTCCAGGCGGCTGTGCCTTGCTCACCGCCTCCTGCTCTCCGCTTTGCGTGCTCTCCCttgctgtctctctctctctggtgcCTGCTTATATCTGTGTGTACCGTGAGAGGCGCTACTCCGCACTCTTCCTCTGTCTTTCCTGCCTGCCTGTCTTGTTGCTtcatgtgtgcgtggatgcgtgtgcgtgagtttgtgtgtgggcaGTGCGGGCAGCAGAGTATGAggctatatatatatatattttgAGATGTATAAGGGCATAGGAAATGGAGCAAGTAAGCGAACATCTTGCAGGACACTCTGTCTGAGTTTAGCCGAAAGTGACAGACGCGCCGTGGCTGGCGCCAGGAGAAATTGAGACTTGTTCGGGTGTGTGCCGATGTTTGACGGCGGCGCGACTCCCCCCGTCACTTTCGGCTCTCGCATCTCAGCTCTTCTGTGTGAGTGCGTTCCTCCTTCCCTAGCGCGCTACTGACCCACTGGAGCGGGTTGTCAGCGCAAGGACAACGGAAAGAGTACGgtcccctcttttctccctctgtgcCCTGTGTGTGTAGGATGACTGCAGCGTTGTTTTGATAGTGCTCCTCACACCCATCGCGTCTTCAActcactcccctccctcctccttgacCCTCATGTGTCTTCTCGGTTCTCCCTTTACCTCTACAAACTCTAACGACAACCGTGCTGTTTTGTTCTTTCTTGGTGGTGCGCCCGCCTCCATATCCACCCTACCtctacacacgcaccaccgcgccTTGGTCACTGTGCTGATATGGGCctgtgcacacgcgcgtgtgtatggCCAACTGTCGACTAGCTTCCTCTCTGTCATCCACGCATGTGTGCACCCGTGCCTCTCGCCACTCGTTCTGTACCCTTTGACCCCGTCATTACTCTGAATCGAGAAGGGTGCGAGAGAAATAGTAACAGCGAGTACAGCAAGTGCAAGGGAGGCTCACTGAGGGGttggtctctctctttttctctttccatcTTCAGGTGTTTCTTCTCCACCATTCCCGTCGGACATACATCCATCTTTGGCATCTCCCCGCCTTCCCACCCTCCTCCAGACCCTACTACTACTCACGACAACACGCCGTCCTGCTTGCATTCCTTGAGGAGGTAGGGAGGCCGTGGTCGATCTTTCCTAGCGAGCTCGACTCGTTTTGCTGCCACGCGCTGACTACTTCCATCGCCTGCGTTTTCcagcctctcttctctctctctctccgccggACGGCGTCACCGCTGACGCGCGCTcatctccctccttttctgaCTGTTTGTTTTATCTCTGTTGTGTTTATTCGCAGCTTaaggcgccgctgttgccggcgctgctgccgctgctgctgctgtggaggtggccttccctcttcttcagcaCGTTTGTCTGCCCCTGTCGTCaatgtggcgctgctgagttGCTTCCGCCCTTTTTGCTCTCGTTTGACGCTCTTGTagccttttctttctctcattTCTGCCCTCCTTATCCCCCTGCGTGTCTGCGCACGCGTGACGCTTCTATTTCGTTATTGTTGGGTGAGGTGCCCACATCTCGCGTACCGGAGCAGGGGTGCAGGAGGGGTGAAGAATATGCCCTAGCGGATCGGACTCGTCATACGCATCCATCTCTGTTTCTTTGTCtcttgtctctccctcttcgaCGTTGGccggcgtgcgtgtgtgccgttAACCGCCCACTTTAAGCTGATTGTGCCCCTTCCTGGCATTCACAGCTGAAGCGACGAGTGACATTGGCCTTATTTCCACAGCGGGTGGAGGTTCCGAGCGCATTGCACAGCGGCACCATGGAGAAGGATATGCTGTCGCTATACCCGAGCCACCTGCAAGAGCGACGGGCCAGCGGTCCTCCTGTGCTGCACGTGAACGTGCTTTGCGGACTATCGAACGAGGATATAACCTCCAGCTCGTTTGTGGCCACCATCGGCCGTTCATCGACTGGCGCGGGCACCCTCAACCGCGTCAACCCTACAAGTAGCATACCGGCGTCTGCGACTGCGTTCGCATCTCGGAGGGCTAGAAATGgctcgctgtcgccgctgcgctcgTTCCCCAGCTCGAGCGTGGCGAACGGCACCAGCCCTGTGCAATCCTCCACATTGGCGAAGCCCGTCCTGGACTTGTCGCAGGTGCGCTGCATCCCCATTGACCAGTGGATACCGGACGCACACGTCGTGAACTGTATGGCGCCGGACTGCGGCAAcagcttctccctctttaaCCGCAAGCATCACTGCCGTATGTGCGGGCGCGTTTTCTGCTCCTCGTGCTGTAACAATCTCGTCTACATACCGGCCGCCGTTGCGCAGAACGCGGCAAGTAGCTCGACTGATGGGATGGCGATGGGCAGCTGCACGGCGACGAGCTACACGCCAGTGAGCTCTGCTATTACTTCCGAGCTTCAGCAGTTTCAccgcgcgtgcgcgcgtgatGGCAGTGCACCTTCAAACGGGATGCGGCGAGGATCACAGTCACCCATAACATCGGCGCCAGACTTGTTCCCTGCGACAAGCATGACGCTGCATCACGGCTCTCTGGTAGTCTGCGGCGAGGGAAACGGAAATTTACCGTCTAGCGCGCTGAACTCCGTCGTGGCGATGACAACAGCGCCGTCTCCATCGTCTCCGTCCACGCAAACCTCGGTGCCatgccgtgtgtgtgccagctGCTCCTACGAGGTCCAACTAGTGGTGTCTACTCGCCAGGAAAACGGCGAGCCGCGCCGCCGTAGCCGTGGTGAGCTCAAGATGATTCAacgcgtcctcctcgtcaacATCATGACCTTCCTGACGCTACGCGACTTGGCGAATGTGTCGCTTGTCTCGGCCGACTTCTACTTCATGTCCCGCGACAACATCATTTGGTACCAGTACAACATGACGCGGTGGGCGCAGGAGAGCGAGCTGCCACGGCTGTCCTCGCTCAAGTCACACGCTGAGGCGTCTCGAACGCAACAGCAGAAAGGGCTCAGTTGGTATGCCTCTTCCTCTGGTAGTGCAGCCCGCAGCTCTTTGGCAGAAGACATGTTCAACAGTGCACCGGTGATTCAagatgcagcggcgctctcggagagcgaggcggcgaAGCGTGTCATCTCGCTGCATGCACGGTATAGCTACACCCAGTTCCTCGACTTTGCGCGCCGGCAGGAGATGGCGCGGTGTGAAGGACTGTCGTCATTTTCTCTCGGTGCGCGTATCTTGCTGTCCAGCCCTATTCGTgtggcgctggtggggcCGTGTGGTATCGGCAAGACAGCCAGCGTGCGCGCTTTCCTTGGCGAGAAGCTCTCGCAGATGGTGGTGCGGCCGACTATCGGGTTTGAGCGGCGTGCCGTGACGGTGCGGCTGGCCCGTGGCCTCTCCACGGAGGCCGTACTGCACATCTACGACCTCAGCGGCGCTGACCGCTACagggagctgcgccgctttgTGTGTCGACACTGCCATGCCATCGGTCTGTGCTACGATCCATCGCGGAAAATGACATTGGTGCAGGCAGCGGATATAATGATGGAGCTCGAGGGTGCTCTGGGCCCGCAGTCAGTTGTGGTTTGCGGACTGGTTCGACAACCACCTCGTGCCTCAAGCTCGGGAAGCGTACCACTAGATTGTCACAAGGCAGACCCCACTCACCTCTCCACTACGATGACTGCATTACATCTCTCAACGCTGCCGAAGAGGGAAGGCCAAAGCTTGCAGTCGCTACCTGTCGACcctgctgtgcctgtgtCCACAGGTGCTCTTACAGGCGAGTTGATGCTCGCCACACCTCTGTGCGGCGTTTCTAACGGTACTAAAACACCACTTCAATCCAGCTCCAGCTCTACAAGTACCACGGCTAGGTTGTCTGGTGTTACTGCAGAGAGCAACGGAGACCAGAGCGATGACAGACTACAGGTCAATACTGCGACATCGACGATGGCATTGCTGCGCGCAGTACCACTCAGCAGTACCacgcctgcgcctgcgctgccgccattCACTACCGCCACCTCGTCCAGCGGCTCGCTCGAAGTGTCGGCCGAAGACGCGGTGGGCATAACCGTTCGTGGCCACTCGTCCATCCAGTGCCCGTTGTTACACCCCACCCCGTTCTTCGAGGCTGTTGTGCAGTCCGTGCTGGATCGTCTGGTGGAGGCGACGGTTGCAAGCACGAGCACCATATCCGAGATCAGCGCGGTGCTCGCGATGCAAAGCGGCGGAAGCGGTCGGAGAAACTCCTCGACGTGTTCTGCGGGCTCGCTAAGCGCTGGCAGCGCACCGCGGAGTACGATACAAGCCTCTTCGGTGCGCCGCCGTCCACACGCGTCGCGGGCGATTGTGCAGGACCTGTTGAACCTGACGATGCAGCCCTGTGCCCTGGATATCTTGCTGGATCGGAAGTAGACGCGCGCCACCGAGAGTCCAGACACAGTCGCGGGCTCTCTTCGATTTCTGCTGTCCTCGGC encodes:
- the ENOL gene encoding enolase, with the protein product MPIQKVYAREVLDSRGNPTVEVEVTTEVGVFRSAVPSGASTGVHEACELRDGDKTAYCGAGCTKAVRNVNEILAPALLGKEVSDQTGLDKLMCELDGTKNKSKLGANAILGCSMAISKAAAAAAGVPLYQYIARLAGTKQICLPVPCFNVINGGKHAGNALPFQEFMIAPTKAMSFREALRMGSEVYHALKLIIKKKYGQDAVNVGDEGGFAPPIKHIDEPLPILMEAIEKAGHKGKFAICMDCAASEAYDADKKMYNLTFKNPEPTYVSAKQLQETYERWVAEYPLVSIEDPFAEDNFDEFAAITKALTGKAQIVGDDLTVTNVDRVKMAIEKSACNSLLLKINQIGTISESIAAAKLCMENGWSVMVSHRSGETEDTYIADLSVGLGTGQIKTGAPCRGERTAKLNQLLRIEEEIGSASKYGYSGWA
- a CDS encoding putative ras-like small GTPases, translating into MEKDMLSLYPSHLQERRASGPPVLHVNVLCGLSNEDITSSSFVATIGRSSTGAGTLNRVNPTSSIPASATAFASRRARNGSLSPLRSFPSSSVANGTSPVQSSTLAKPVLDLSQVRCIPIDQWIPDAHVVNCMAPDCGNSFSLFNRKHHCRMCGRVFCSSCCNNLVYIPAAVAQNAASSSTDGMAMGSCTATSYTPVSSAITSELQQFHRACARDGSAPSNGMRRGSQSPITSAPDLFPATSMTLHHGSLVVCGEGNGNLPSSALNSVVAMTTAPSPSSPSTQTSVPCRVCASCSYEVQLVVSTRQENGEPRRRSRGELKMIQRVLLVNIMTFLTLRDLANVSLVSADFYFMSRDNIIWYQYNMTRWAQESELPRLSSLKSHAEASRTQQQKGLSWYASSSGSAARSSLAEDMFNSAPVIQDAAALSESEAAKRVISLHARYSYTQFLDFARRQEMARCEGLSSFSLGARILLSSPIRVALVGPCGIGKTASVRAFLGEKLSQMVVRPTIGFERRAVTVRLARGLSTEAVLHIYDLSGADRYRELRRFVCRHCHAIGLCYDPSRKMTLVQAADIMMELEGALGPQSVVVCGLVRQPPRASSSGSVPLDCHKADPTHLSTTMTALHLSTLPKREGQSLQSLPVDPAVPVSTGALTGELMLATPLCGVSNGTKTPLQSSSSSTSTTARLSGVTAESNGDQSDDRLQVNTATSTMALLRAVPLSSTTPAPALPPFTTATSSSGSLEVSAEDAVGITVRGHSSIQCPLLHPTPFFEAVVQSVLDRLVEATVASTSTISEISAVLAMQSGGSGRRNSSTCSAGSLSAGSAPRSTIQASSVRRRPHASRAIVQDLLNLTMQPCALDILLDRK
- the ENOL gene encoding enolase: MLVPVVRRCLWACASVAAFSCLRAARCARSPPGDLYSPFCGDQIYSKWTAPHSSCGPMLVRAACGTARSEDSRRLCLAHRLLLSALRALPCCLSPASKLSSAIALPLSPTPPPPPPPAPHYTACSFLLSLAEHIFFATSFLNTNSFNPPFTMPIQKVYAREVLDSRGNPTVEVEVTTEVGVFRSAVPSGASTGVHEACELRDGDKTAYCGAGCTKAVRNVNEILAPALLGKEVSDQTGLDKLMCELDGTKNKSKLGANAILGCSMAISKAAAAAAGVPLYQYIARLAGTKQICLPVPCFNVINGGKHAGNALPFQEFMIAPTKAMSFREALRMGSEVYHALKLIIKKKYGQDAVNVGDEGGFAPPIKHIDEPLPILMEAIEKAGHKGKFAICMDCAASEAYDADKKMYNLTFKNPEPTYVSAKQLQETYERWVAEYPLVSIEDPFAEDNFDEFAAITKALTGKAQIVGDDLTVTNVDRVKMAIEKSACNSLLRRQPIGR